The window TCATTTTTTTCTCGGATGACagcatgcagagacgcgtttcctctcttctttccgtcttttcctcgccactTAGTGGACGATCCGACTCTGGAAATGCACTATAGCGCGcacttttcgtttccctttcgttCCCCTAAGAACCCCTTATCACGCTCGCCTGGTCGCCACCAAACACTCTGGCCCGAGAGCAGGCACGCCCCctcagagacagcgagagggagacacgagaacACACGCAGCGAGAAAACCATGCCGATAACGTGTAGGCAGAGCTCGTGGGTGCTCCGAACCGTGGGACGAGTCTCGTCTCAGGTCCCACGGAAAAAACGGGTTCCTTTCTACCTCAGGAAAACTGTCTTTGCACCACCACACAAAAAACTCTATGCACATCGCCATCACCTACGGACATCTCTATATCGATCTGGATTCGAGTATCTGTATTTGTGGATGTGAAGGTACCTACACTGCCTTTCACGAGGTTAACTTCGATAGTTCCGCGAGGGAACAGCACAGTCCAAGGAATGCTGATGGCAGGAGGGTCACCTGCGAAACTGCCAAGAAGtcgtccgtctcgccccAGAATGGGGACAGACAACAAAGGAAACAGCTTCCACAGGACgtctggagacagagagacacaggccgcactcgtgtgtgtgtgtgtgtgtgcacatgATGATTGGTCGGCCGTGTGCTGTTGCCATTTTTGCTTTGTATGCATACAaatccatatatatgtacatatatatacatatatatatatatatacatatatatagatatatataaatgcaaATTCACATGAAGACGCATATGTTTGTGCAAGTAGGTATGCGCTTATCAGCAACttgtgtatgtgtgcatatcTAGACTAAATCCGCGGCATATGTGGGATTCGCacgcctgttttttctgtgctcgACCGGCATCCTAAGGGCgtggggaaagaaggaacagtGGCAGGCGCTTCCACGGATTTTATCTGGAGGGAGGGATGCGCCGGCGAAAGGTCGCGGGGCGAGAGCCTCGATATTCCCACGGCTGTGGGCGGCAACCGGCGTGATTCCTTGAAGGGAGCGAGAACGCAGTTTCGTTCGTCGGAGGACCATGCCGGTCTCCACAATAAAACGAGATGCCTGGCACAACGGCAAGACTCCGTGGCATACCGGCGCGCGCAGGATACGGTTACAGAACTCGCAGTGGACACATTGATGTCCACATCTGCGGTTTCGCATAAAAGCTAAGACGAAGAACGCCCCTCTGTGAAGATACATGTTTTACATACATTTTGCGGATGCATAAAAACAGGAATATTGCTATGTGCGGACGGAGAGTTTCCGACCTCGATGCACACGCATCTGCCGCCCCGCGCGCCAGAGTGACGTCTTGTCCTTTGCGTAAAGGGATTCCGTTTGGGTGACAATCGAAGAGAGACATTATAGGACCTAAGAGACTGACTAGGACTCCAGGTATTTGTGGTGCATACCTCCGCGCCCGAGACGGctgcgaggcgcagagagacggggatCTTTCCGAGCAAAAAAatctgtcttctcgcggctcACCGGGTTCCACCAGGCCCAGGCACACCGGCGTGGAAAACTGGCGAAGGCTCGAGAGAACCCACGATTCGCCTGTCGGGGGGGGCTGGCGCCGAAACAcagcgtctcttttcttgctcTCGTCCGCCGCCCGAGGAGTGTCTCTCCCGAAACAGACGCAAGCGGATTTCGGCAGGCCAGCACGCCGCCAAACGTTCGGCGACCTCCGCCGTCCTGAGATGTGAGTCTTCCCTCCTGCCTCTCAGACGCCCCGGTTTTCTCAGATGTTGGTCGGACTCCCCTCTCAccttctccgctctccgttcgttgcgccttttttcgcttctgcttCTGTGCTCTCCCCACCCAGCCTGCTGTCTCGCCAAaccttttcgccttttccttaACGCCTGTtctcctcccgcctcgcctccgtggCGTGCGCACGGGCACGAGCTTGGACGAGCACCTTCCTGGTTTGTAAGTGCCGACAGCAACTACCTATCTAAaaatatgaatatatatatatatatatgaatagacatatatatatatatatatatatgtatacttGTGCATTCCTCGGACCGTTTCGGCACCCCTCACGGGTCTTCGCCGAGGTCGATCACCGTCGCGTTCCGGTCTTTTCGCTCTTGGCGTCTGCGCTTcatctcgctgtcttcgcggAGGCTTTCCACTGCGCGTTCCAGGCGGCTCAGCAGACAGTGGAGCTTGCGGCTGAGATGGTTTCTCCTCTCAGATTGCATGCGCGAACTGCCCCAGTCCTTCTCCGgctgcttcgcgtcttcgcacAGAATCGTCCCTCGCTGAGGGAAAGCAGGCACCGAAGCCGGCGGAGAAGCCAGCGCAGAGTGTCGCGAGAAATGCGGCCGACTGAAACTCCGGCCCGTAGGAGGagaggctgcatgcagcgaagacagagaagagagtgaagcCGCGAGGAAGGGCGGAAGGCCTCGGTCCTCGGCTCCAGGGATTCGGAGAACGCGCCGCACACCCTCCTCGGAGGCGTCGTCGTCATCTGAGATGATGACGCACGGATGCTCTTCGGGCTCcatgcgtttcttctctgccgctccaCTCCCGGGCGACCGTGcgacgcgcttctcgctgagccctgcgcgcggcgcggcgcctccaggAAACTCGCGCCGAGTGCGCAGGCctgcagcgagaaggacggaggcggcgacggacGCGGAGGCGCCCGTGGCGACGTGTGCCAGCGCCGCACTCTGTTCGGCCTTcatcgtctcttcctcgcgttcccgtctccgcgtctcctcgtccgcctcgcgtgtctccgcagtcTCTGCGACCTCGTCAAGGCCCGCGGGAGGCGGAACGGAGAggttcgttttctccggcCCGAGAGTCAGCAAGTGCTGGTGTGcaggacagaagagagggcgaagcgccgacgctctgcacagacagagaggcgggcggAGCGCACACAGACCTCGGTGTGCGAAAGAGGAGCGCAATGGACACGCACGCGCGCAAccggctgagagagagaggatccTGCGGACACCCAGAGTCCCCCCACGGTTTACCGCCTTCCTCGGTTTCCCGCTTACGTGTCGTATTTCGGCCAAGACAATTCACGCTGCGCACAGGGGAGATGGAGCGCTGCCCTGCATGTGGATGCTGCGCAGGGAATGTTTGCGCCGGGTTGGCCGCAACAGGCACAAGCTGTGAGCGCCGCAACCAAAATCGCACGGCTGATGTTACACCAGCGACTGCCTTCGTTGTCGCTGACGATGCCTGGCGTGTAGTAGCTGCAGTCTTCGTGGAccgcgaagcggagacagaagccgcTGCTCGCCCCGTTCcgctcgagaggcgcgaaacaagggctctcttcgtctcgacGCTTCGCGAGCGAaacgcgcgccgcctcgccaccGTCCCTAGCGCCAGGACCGTCAcacaaagacgaagaagcggacgaGGAGGGATTCGAGGAGGGATTTgagcagggagaagaggacggagggaaaggaaTGGAGACACATCCGACGAAGGGGCGTTGGAAGGTTTGAGCTTCCCCGCAGAAGGCGCACCGAATGCCGGCGGCGAACCactcctcgcgctctctgaacgccgagacaggaacgaagagaaaggagatgAGGCGAGAGGTAGggcacacgagagagaccaaTGCGACTTAGAGAGaaagaatggagagagacgacacacagacaaagaaaagaggagaaagaacgggaagagagagagaggaggacaaatgaagcgacgaagacaggaaagggaccagaggcggaagagcaggaaacggagggaaggggagaagcctacagagcgaagaggcagacgaccGTAGCGAGGGCGACAGCGacacaaaacgcgagaagaccggggggaggaaacggaatGAGCCGCGGGAAAAAGGCTGTTCCGCGAAAACAACGGCAAGGtgcgaggggagaggaagctctcgacagaagagggagacaagcTGGATTTCGTCTTGCGGCGGTCCCCACGTACGCTGCAGTCGGGCCTTCGATGCAGTCCTCGTAGTAGCTCGGCGCCGCTTCCATTTCGTTCAGATCGACAGAGAACCACAGCCCCTCTTCAGTGTTTTGAAACCACTGAGACAAAGCGCCAGAGGCAACAAACAAGAGACGATGCAAAACacacacgagaaagaagagagcaaaaCGGGACGCGGTTCAGGAGacggtgagagagagaagcaagacgAAGCCAGGAGGGACAGGACCGGTAACGGCGTGCATTCGAGCACAGCCACACAGAACGCCCTCGCTGGCACGCTGAAGAGAGGCGACCCGAAGAGCCCAAATGAAAAGACGTTGCAGGCGCCTTCATGcttgttttctgtttcgtctctgtgtctcttcttcggccttcCGCGGGTTtggtttcgcttcttcgttcgACTCGTCAGCCGATCTGGGTGTACCTCCCCTGCGCGCGCTATGCTGCATCTGGTACAGCCCTTTCGCTTCGTTTGCCGACACTTCCCGGCTTCGCACGCCCTTTCCAGTCTCTGCAATCATCTCGAGTATCTCCCCTCCACGCAGCCCGCCGGCGCCTGCCTGGCTGCCCCTccccctttccttttcccgacctttctctgccgagagaagcgcgtgTGACGCACCTTGAGGAAAGCATGTCTCTCCATGAGGCCTGTCGCCCAGTCGATGATgcgtgtcgcctctcgccggcCGCTGAGACACGCGCCTGCCGCAGACGACACGCcagggagcgagaaagaagagtagagaagacgacaaagagaagaagagaaagaagaagagaaagagaagacgacaaaaagagaagagaaagagagaagggaacagagagaaagaacgagagaggatggagagaagaaaaagagaacaaaAAAAGCCCGGCGAACATGTGACTGTGTGCGACGTGGGGTGGGACCCGTGCAAGGGACACCAGGGGCATGGGAGGGAACGacgaacgcgacagagacagaagcgcgGTCATCTCTCTGTAGGCGATCTTTCGTCGATGAAGAGACAAGGCTTCACTTACCGTGAACAGTGCTCGGATACGGCCGAATCGTGTGTTCGCCAGCAAAGAGCAGTCGATGGTGCACCGGATAGGAAAGGAGATCATAGTCTCTTCCTGCGGAAAACACAAATACACCACTCTTGCCTCGCTCCAGCGCAGACACCTGATCCTTCGCTGCGTGATGCGTCGcccttctcgttcctttttcgccgccctcttcgcttctcagttctggagagagaaacctcTGGCTAGtgttcgcgtctcgccgtttccctcgcgttttctgttccGTCCAGCCTTTGGCGTTTTCGTCCCTTGCACGCCTTGACTAAACAGAGAGCCCGGGCAGTCTCCAACTCGCCCATGCGCGAGTGTGTTTGCTTTTTCGCTTCACCTGTAGTGCCAGGCGGAAGGTACGAGTAACTCCCCCGGGCGAACGGGTCTTTGCCCCAGCGCGACACGAAGGCCTTGATCGGCGCTTCGATTCGCCCTTTGTGGATTTCAATCAGAACGCGCAGCGCCTCGCACACGATCTCctccttcggcttcttctccgacaaaaaggaaaacgttCCTGGAACCTGCCACGCGCGACAGCAGGACACGGCGCTGACAGATGGACACTTACGtctacatctatctatctatatctacctatatcgataaatatatatatatatatatctataaatatatatatatatatatataggtagatagatgggtgcgtgtgcatgcacagacaaGACGACATCTATGTGCATATGACTGCATGGCTGAAAATGGACTCTgacgtttctctcttgaGGCGTCCCTGAAATTGAGTAAGTCCTTTTCAAGAGAGGATCAGGAGGGAGAAGTTGAACCTCGCGCTTGGTTTGTCGAGCTGTTTCGTTTTCAAGGGCTGACCCTCGACTccgggagaaacgcgtcggCTCTGGTTCTCTTACCAGAATGAGAATAATCGGTTTCGGGTGGAGGTAGACGAGCTGCGCATatctccctttttcccggGAGGCCCAGCCGCGTTGTCTGGGGACTGCCTTGactcgctttttcttctgcgttctgcgtcgcttccgcGCGTTGCGCCCCTCTGAGTCCGAGGACTTGTTCGGCTCTATCAgatcgcgttttcgccttcccgaTCGCCGCGTCCTGGCGTTCTCGGCGTCGCGTTCGTCCCTCGAGCCCGCGCGCCCCGCAGCGTCGCTCGAGGCGGCCTCGTTGGATGCTtcctctcggcgcctcctgccgctgcgcccgccgcccttctcgccgccgcggccgccTTTCCCGCTCTTTGGGTTCTCACAGCGCCGCAGCGCAGTCCGATTCTGAGACGCATACcacggggaagaaaaggcaggaaaaccgaaagaagagggaggagacgacaaGGTgcacgagggagaagcggaagagctCGACGCGGCGTCCGCAAGGGTGGCGGCGGAGGACGATGACGCAGACGGGAGAGGGGAAGTGACAGCCGTCGAAGAAGATGAACCAAGGACTGCGTgcggcagagagggcgaggcgaatgAAGCGGGCGGGGCCGAAGCAGCcgaggcagggagagaagagggaccGAGGGAGGGACGCGGGTCGGAGACCGAAGAACCACTGGAGCTCGGTAGGGCGGAGGCGTCGACGCTCGCgtcagaggagacagcgcgagacgcaggctcCAGAGAGATCGGGAGGGAAGACACTCGACCCGCGCATGGAGGCGACGATCGGGGGCACGGAGACGCCAGTGAACCGTCGGTTCGCGTCTCCAAAATAATGCAGcagtcgtctccgtcttcgatccctcttccttcgtcgtctgtTTGGTTTCTGGCGTCATTTTCCTGTTCATCTGGGGCGGCTTcgatctcctctctcccgtccttcgagtctctcctgtcccAAGAACCCCCTGCGTCGGGTGTTTCGCCCGGCTCacgctcctcttctgtctctttctcggccctctcgccgcctgcctTCGTCCCTATGTGGTCACTGGACTTTGCCTCGTCTCGCGGCTGCGCGTCCCCGCCTCGaccgtcttttccttcctcttctcctgcgcTTGCTCCcagtcctctctcctgcatggcctgcgcggctgtctctccggcttcctcctggccttcttctccgtcttcgtcttcattcAGCCAGAACGGGGTCTCAAAGACCAGCGCCACTTTGTTCATGTTTCCCATGCCCACGATTTTGATCGCCTCGCGCTTCCACTCCGGCAAGGGCGGATCGAAGGCCACGACGCCGCGCCGGCTTTTGCACCGATCCTTCGACAGCTCGAACCACGAGGTGGGCGAGGCGGCCGAAGCTGCGGAAACCGCGCAGGCGGCAGATGCTTGGGCACAGACTTCCGCCTTCACGTCGGCGAGTCGGTTGTCTTCTTGCGCGTCTGCCTTCGCTCCTTCACCCTCGTTCGCCGCCGAGGAGCGCCGCGCGTCCCCTGCATTCCGGTTTCCTGGAGGCTGTTCACCCGCCGCGCCGACGTCCTCCactttcgccttccgcccccGGCCTTCCTTGGAAGAAatgaggaaagggagaatgTCGGGGGGAAGTGTAAAGTCCACCGGGACGTCATGGAGTGTGTCTGCTAAGCTTTCATCTTCGCAGTCAAGTTCGCCTTCCTGGCCTTTCGGCTTGCCGCCTGCAGCGGCCCGAGCGTCCGCACGCTCGACACGGCTGAGACCCGCATGCTCCCCGCCACTCTCCGCCACGCccacagaagagacagaagacgagaacgacgaggcagagagcgaagctgCGGCTGCGAAATCCTTGTCTTCGGTCTCAGAAACCTCgacactgtctccggcgtcccCGCTTTTGACGTCTCCCTGCGCATCCCGCCGTCCGTGTGCCTCGCctgctcctcgcctcgcagaagacgaagcttctggggaagcaggaagagggCTGCTGTCGGTTTCGCCCTGGGGAGTTCCGGCGCCCTCTGAGTCGGACGTCGACGAGACGATTGGCGAGTGGCCCGCAGTCGCGCCTGCCTGGACGAAGCCCGACAAGGCCAGCGGACGGGCAAAGTGGAAgtcggcggagagaagaagcgacgcgtGGGAAGAGCCAAGAAGTCTTTCTGAGTCGTCCCCGAGGGCGACCGCGCCCTGGAgaccgtctcctttctgcaaGGAGACGGACCCTGTCGAGCCGAGgcctgcagcgcctcgcaggtcgccgcctctcgtctttggCTCAAAGCCGCACAAGTCGACGACGGCTTTGCAGTCCCGCGCGTTCGTTCGtccgtcgccgttctctcgctcgtcttccacCCCGTCTTCATCGCTGTCTTCAACTCGCcacgcttcctcctctgtaccgcgcccttcccctcgcgtctcccccccTGTCTCgatgtctctgttctccgttcgcttctcgctctcgacctcggcgccgcctcgaggcAGGGAGAAGCCCGAAAGCGCGCGCGACGAAAGGAGACCGGACTGGGGCGGCGGGACCGCGGGGCTGCGGCCCACGAGTTGCGCCTGTGCGCTGAGTTCGTACGCGTTCACCGACGCCTTCAAAACGCCTGAGAGACCGTCCACACACGGACGCGAAGGGACGGCAGAGCACGTGAACAAGAGgtgcgagacgcgcagacgCGCGACAACGATTAAGGCGTGATCTTgaaaacacgagaagagagagggagaaacgaaatgagcgaagcagcgaggcaAGAAGACGAGCGCGTGCTAGGACtgccaggagagagaacaacggATAgaacaaaggagagaacgaagcgaacaaaggagaaaagagagaagactctTTTGGTCGCCGTCTGTTTCGCCTACCGAGCGGCAGCGTGATGATGCAAAAGTCGAAGAGCGGCGAAACGGTCCCGTTTTCAAATGCCAAGGTTACACCGGAGTCGCCGTAGGAAATGCGCGAGACCACGTGCTGGAGACGAATGTCCAGATCCCGCGTTAGCACCTCCACCGCCGCCTTGTAGCCTTCCCAAATAAGCACATGTTGACCCTGGAACGCCGTCAGGTCGTCCTGaacggaaaacagaagacCGAACGCCCCCAAAGAAtctgcgcgcgcctccgttAGAAGCTTTACGCCTTTAAAGAAATGCTGgagcgagagggggggggggggggggaggcacAGGCAAGGCATCGCTGGGATGCAGGCGAATCGCGGGTGAGACGTGCGACCGAAACCGCTGAGAGAGAACCACGAAGGCGCGTGCCGCTCCCCGCGCGCCGCAGGGCTGGCGttgagaggaaagagaacggagatTTTGGTCGGGCCTCGGCGTCCTCCTGTCTCACGCCACATGCACTTGTCATGGCGGTCGCAAAAGCAGAAGTGAAAACGACACCAAAGAAACAGACCGACGGCCCCTGACGCCTGCGTTCGTCCCGACGCCCGCGCATGTCTCGTCTCCATTCCAGGGTCAcgtcgcttcctgtctcgcgccttctcttcctacCTGGTCCCAGCAGATTAACGAGAGGTCATCTACGTCGGCTCCTGCAGAATATTCCAAGTTGTTCAAATGCCACATCAGGAGTCTCCCCTCGACGCAGTCGCCTTCGTGTCGGAGCTCGTCGGCGTCGGCCTCGGGACTCTCGAGGCACTGTCgctccgccgtctc is drawn from Neospora caninum Liverpool complete genome, chromosome X and contains these coding sequences:
- a CDS encoding putative flavin-containing amine oxidase domain-containing protein, encoding MEPYRHGQDPYTLYPSAAPAHPQSSPAAAPSFLPALVPHPSYSSLAPPLGGGAPRPLVFSQPGTLVQCVGLTPSFAVPSCAPQSDSRPVSYYPVQCTPLSPSSASHAPSLASSWHASPHGREFSAHAENDAGRSAAYRSSRWGVQEGRNAARREESGRDGRAHANAPLLPLPTRPPSRRSAPSDSGLLPLPEGLSSHISRGHASASSPALSGFVHGRRSDCRGRAPQSRSRHPASRLARGDSFLSSSSLSSSAFHARGAPGAVSAPEIRSVFPQSRYADPSASLSALSSPCCADLSPYSASYTTFQSAFATSASVDPRAPGVSSFSFSEDDSASVDVVVHAGPPWDAGRRRSASLQSLSSLSSSDEEKEHGSQEARGRGRAAPRAPPRPASESSVSSATAPVSPSVASAFSAIATSRPVGGSRLSVSSLPSSAPAPAVGSAAPPSDSPGFAAFPPVAPRWGLSLEDSSAAERAHAVSPTLRAEQRNGLPSRASPSSEVIVVSDGEERSDAEASRRPDAPAKRHGESEAAGDAASGGFAPAPASAARQRLRLGSDPQEAEREAETDSPPVTGRREGGETERTSRPSTPGPSEGASFTSRSARVDNDGTRQGGSSRTLRSTRRASGANPALSSKPSSSSSSSSSSSSSSSSSSSSSSCSSSSSCSSSSVSVSSLSASSASSLCPSSVSSVASELPGPGRLSEPLFSALPASCVCSGSACAPAPGYSRLESWLSFRHLRVSRTAEKKRQSFLRGKKHLRVAVIGAGMAGISAARELRDAGVKCVVVYEARNRVGGRCCSATVTHQSAAGCEKPAEPTASTETEPGETADADSAAGGEENGEKGASGRRRSEENEAREERQVERGKAKAGREGEALAASRGSDREAPLDESLEVTEIPTETRGASSSSSSSASSSSSASSSSFASSSSFASSSSFASSSSSSSSSFVSSALPAPSPASSRVSVIPGIDLGASWIHGIDDNPVHAICLAHNLHPFGAAKGAGAADGLAQAAPSWPGAGGSAKASKKSGKPPRPGAGEAAADLEIVTEAEEALFDEATGERVDEAVDAWAYAAHQRHQREADCSAQRDEEQKNWRQWPGGRSGANVDQRQLLFQSLGGVLNAKMRDAIRTRKREACRPRDERKGGRKRRTRVPVAGPQRAKETAERQCLESPEADADELRHEGDCVEGRLLMWHLNNLEYSAGADVDDLSLICWDQDDLTAFQGQHVLIWEGYKAAVEVLTRDLDIRLQHVVSRISYGDSGVTLAFENGTVSPLFDFCIITLPLGVLKASVNAYELSAQAQLVGRSPAVPPPQSGLLSSRALSGFSLPRGGAEVESEKRTENRDIETGGETRGEGRGTEEEAWRVEDSDEDGVEDERENGDGRTNARDCKAVVDLCGFEPKTRGGDLRGAAGLGSTGSVSLQKGDGLQGAVALGDDSERLLGSSHASLLLSADFHFARPLALSGFVQAGATAGHSPIVSSTSDSEGAGTPQGETDSSPLPASPEASSSARRGAGEAHGRRDAQGDVKSGDAGDSVEVSETEDKDFAAAASLSASSFSSSVSSVGVAESGGEHAGLSRVERADARAAAGGKPKGQEGELDCEDESLADTLHDVPVDFTLPPDILPFLISSKEGRGRKAKVEDVGAAGEQPPGNRNAGDARRSSAANEGEGAKADAQEDNRLADVKAEVCAQASAACAVSAASAASPTSWFELSKDRCKSRRGVVAFDPPLPEWKREAIKIVGMGNMNKVALVFETPFWLNEDEDGEEGQEEAGETAAQAMQERGLGASAGEEEGKDGRGGDAQPRDEAKSSDHIGTKAGGERAEKETEEEREPGETPDAGGSWDRRDSKDGREEIEAAPDEQENDARNQTDDEGRGIEDGDDCCIILETRTDGSLASPCPRSSPPCAGRVSSLPISLEPASRAVSSDASVDASALPSSSGSSVSDPRPSLGPSSLPASAASAPPASFASPSLPHAVLGSSSSTAVTSPLPSASSSSAATLADAASSSSASPSCTLSSPPSSFGFPAFSSPWYASQNRTALRRCENPKSGKGGRGGEKGGGRSGRRRREEASNEAASSDAAGRAGSRDERDAENARTRRSGRRKRDLIEPNKSSDSEGRNARKRRRTQKKKRVKAVPRQRGWASREKGRYAQLVYLHPKPIILILVPGTFSFLSEKKPKEEIVCEALRVLIEIHKGRIEAPIKAFVSRWGKDPFARGSYSYLPPGTTGRDYDLLSYPVHHRLLFAGEHTIRPYPSTVHGACLSGRREATRIIDWATGLMERHAFLKWFQNTEEGLWFSVDLNEMEAAPSYYEDCIEGPTAAEREEWFAAGIRCAFCGEAQTFQRPFVGCVSIPFPPSSSPCSNPSSNPSSSASSSLCDGPGARDGGEAARVSLAKRRDEESPCFAPLERNGASSGFCLRFAVHEDCSYYTPGIVSDNEGSRWCNISRAILVAALTACACCGQPGANIPCAASTCRAALHLPCAQRELSWPKYDTASALRPLFCPAHQHLLTLGPEKTNLSVPPPAGLDEVAETAETREADEETRRREREEETMKAEQSAALAHVATGASASVAASVLLAAGLRTRREFPGGAAPRAGLSEKRVARSPGSGAAEKKRMEPEEHPCVIISDDDDASEEGVRRVLRIPGAEDRGLPPFLAASLSSLSSLHAASPPTGRSFSRPHFSRHSALASPPASVPAFPQRGTILCEDAKQPEKDWGSSRMQSERRNHLSRKLHCLLSRLERAVESLREDSEMKRRRQERKDRNATVIDLGEDP